One window of Paroedura picta isolate Pp20150507F chromosome 2, Ppicta_v3.0, whole genome shotgun sequence genomic DNA carries:
- the ATG9A gene encoding autophagy-related protein 9A isoform X1 has protein sequence MAHFDTEYQRLEASYNDSPPGEEDLMVHVPEGSKSPWHHIENLDLFFSRVYNLHQKNGFTCMLISEIFELMQFIFVVAFTTFLISCVDYDILFANKLVNHSQHSSDPVKVTLPDAFLPPSECSARIQANGFLLSILVIAGVFWIHRLIKFIYNICCYWEIHSFYIGALKIPMSNLPYYTWQEVQARIVQIQKEHQICIHKKELTELDIYHRILRFKNYMVAMVNKSLLPVRFHLPLLGDTVFYTRGLKYNFELIFFWGPGSLFENEWSLKAEYKRGSNRLELAEKLGTRILWIGIANFLLCPLILIWQILYAFFSYTEILKREPGSLGARCWSLYGRCYLRHFNELDHELHSRLSKGYKPASKYMNCFISPLFTIVAKNVAFFAGSILAVLIALTIYDEDVLAVEHVLTTVTILGVAVTVCRSFIPDQHLVFCPEQLLRVILAHIHYMPDHWQGNAHRYETRDEFAQLFQYKAVFILEELLSPIVTPLILIFCLRPKALEIIDFFRNFTVEVVGVGDTCSFAQMDVRQHGHPAWMSAGKTEASIYQQAEDGKTELSLMHFAITNPHWQPPRESTAFIGLLKERVHRDSSLALAQQAVLPDNALFTSIQSLQSESEPHSLIANVIAGSSVLGYQTVRDAQASRHLSAVSEVASALRSFSPHQSAQTTRGSSQAEGLPFRGSGTMAASGADARTASSGSSAWEGQLQSLILSEYASTEMSLHALYMHELHKQHAQLELERHLWHRQESDESGESAQEESEAHRNTPSSTIPRSASYPFASARQTGEEMAALQASFQRRYGGVSDPGMMHRAPSHFARLPLGGWAEDGQSARHPEPVPEESSEDELPPQVHKV, from the exons ATGGCTCACTTCGATACAGAGTACCAGCGTTTGGAGGCCTCCTACAACGACTCTCCTCCTGGAGAAGAGGACTTGATGGTGCATGTTCCTGAGGGCAGCAAAT CTCCTTGGCACCATATTGAAAATTTGGATCTTTTTTTCTCTCGC GTCTATAACCTGCACCAAAAGAATGGCTTCACCTGCATGCTCATCAGTGAGATCTTTGAGTTAAT GCAGTTCATCTTTGTTGTGGCCTTCACCACATTCCTCATCAGCTGTGTCGACTATGACATCCTTTTTGCCAACAAGCTGGTAAATCACAGCCAGCATTCCAGTGACCCAGTTAAGGTGACCCTGCCAGATGCCTTCCTACCACCCAGTGAGTGCAGTGCCAG GATTCAGGCCAATGGCTTTTTGCTCTCTATCTTGGTGATCGCAGGGGTCTTCTGGATCCATCGACTAATTAAGTTCATCTACAATATTTGCTGCTACTGGGAGATCCACTCATTTTACATCGGTGCTCTCAAGATTCCCATG TCCAATTTGCCCTACTACACATGGCAGGAGGTGCAGGCACGGATTGTGCAAATCCAGAAGGAACATCAGATCTGCATCCATAAGAAGGAGCTCACAGAGCTGGACATCTACCACCGCATCCTGCGCTTCAAGAACTACATGGTGGCCATGGTGAACAAGTCACTGCTTCCTGTGCGCTTCCACTTGCCCCTGTTGGGTGATACAGTCTTCTATACACGTGGCCTGAAGTACAACTTTGAACTGATCTTCTTTTGGGGCCCTGGCTCACTCTTTGAGAATGAGTGGAGTCTCAAGGCTGAATACAAGCGGGGTAGCAACCGCCTAGAGCTAGCCGAGAAACTGGGCACTCGCATCCTGTGGATTGGCATTGCTAACTTCCTGTTGTGCCCACTTATCCTCATCTGGCAGATCCTCTATGCTTTCTTCAGCTACACAGAGATTCTCAAGCGAGAGCCAGGCAGCCTGGGTGCCCGCTGCTGGTCTCTCTATGGCCGCTGTTACCTGCGGCACTTCAATGAGCTGGACCATGAGCTGCATTCGCGCCTCAGCAAGGGCTACAAGCCAGCTTCCAAGTACATGAACTGCTTCATTTCACCCCTGTTCACTATTGTGGCAAAGAATGTGGCCTTCTTTGCTGGCTCCATCCTTGCTGTTCTCATTGCTCTGACAATTTACGATGAGGATGTGCTTGCTGTGGAGCATGTCCTCACCACAGTCACAATTCTAGGTGTGGCTGTTACAGTCTGCAG ATCCTTCATCCCGGACCAGCACTTGGTATTTTGCCCAGAGCAGTTGCTTCGTGTCATTCTGGCACATATCCACTACATGCCTGACCATTGGCAGGGCAATGCTCACCGATATGAGACCCGAGATGAGTTTGCACAGCTCTTCCAGTACAAGGCG GTGTTTATTCTGGAAGAGCTGCTCAGCCCCATTGTGACCCCCTTGATTCTCATCTTCTGTCTGAGACCTAAAGCTCTGGAGATAATTGACTTCTTCCGCAACTTCACTGTGGAGGTGGTGGGTGTAGGGGACACCTGCTCCTTTGCCCAAATGGATGTGCGACAACATGGACACCCTGCA TGGATGTCAGCTGGGAAGACTGAGGCTTCCATTTACCAGCAGGCCGAGGACGGCAAGACAGAACTATCCCTCATGCACTTTGCTATTACCAACCCACACTGGCAGCCACCACGGGAGAGTACAGCCTTCATCGGCTTGCTTAAGGAACGTGTGCATCGCGACAGCAGCCTGGCACTGGCTCAGCAGGCTGTCCTCCCTGACAATGCCCTCTTCACCTCCATCCAGTCCCTGCAGTCAGAATCAGAG cCACACAGCTTGATTGCCAATGTGATTGCAGGCTCTTCGGTTCTGGGTTACCAAACAGTCCGTGATGCACAGGCTTCGCGACATCTCTCTGCTGTTTCTGAGGTGGCTTCCGCTCTGCGTTCTTTTTCTCCTCACCAATCTGCTCAGACAACCCGTGGGAGTTCCCAGGCTGAGGGCCTTCCATTCCGAGGCTCAGGCACAATGGCAGCCTCTGG GGCTGATGCCCGAACAGCTAGCTCTGGCAGCAGTGCTTGGGAGGGTCAACTCCAGAGCCTGATCCTTTCAGAGTATGCATCTACAGAGATGAGTCTGCATGCACTCTACATGCATGAG TTGCATAAGCAGCATGCCCAACTGGAGCTTGAACGGCACTTGTGGCATCGGCAGGAAAGTGATGAGAGTGGTGAGAGTGCTCAGGAGGAGTCTGAGGCTCACCGGAACACCCCAAGTAGCACAATTCCTCGGTCTGCCAGCTATCCTTTTGCCTCGGCTCGCCagactggagaggagatggctgctCTACAAGCGAGTTTTCAGCGCCGATATGGGGGTGTCTCAG ATCCTGGTATGATGCACAGGGCTCCATCACACTTTGCTCGGCTGCCACTTGGAGGCTGGGCTGAGGATGGCCAGTCCGCTCGACACCCAGAGCCTGTCCCAGAGGAGAGCTCGGAAGATGAGTTGCCACCTCAGGTACACAAG GTGTAG
- the ATG9A gene encoding autophagy-related protein 9A isoform X3, which translates to MAHFDTEYQRLEASYNDSPPGEEDLMVHVPEGSKSPWHHIENLDLFFSRVYNLHQKNGFTCMLISEIFELMQFIFVVAFTTFLISCVDYDILFANKLVNHSQHSSDPVKVTLPDAFLPPSECSARIQANGFLLSILVIAGVFWIHRLIKFIYNICCYWEIHSFYIGALKIPMSNLPYYTWQEVQARIVQIQKEHQICIHKKELTELDIYHRILRFKNYMVAMVNKSLLPVRFHLPLLGDTVFYTRGLKYNFELIFFWGPGSLFENEWSLKAEYKRGSNRLELAEKLGTRILWIGIANFLLCPLILIWQILYAFFSYTEILKREPGSLGARCWSLYGRCYLRHFNELDHELHSRLSKGYKPASKYMNCFISPLFTIVAKNVAFFAGSILAVLIALTIYDEDVLAVEHVLTTVTILGVAVTVCRSFIPDQHLVFCPEQLLRVILAHIHYMPDHWQGNAHRYETRDEFAQLFQYKAWMSAGKTEASIYQQAEDGKTELSLMHFAITNPHWQPPRESTAFIGLLKERVHRDSSLALAQQAVLPDNALFTSIQSLQSESEPHSLIANVIAGSSVLGYQTVRDAQASRHLSAVSEVASALRSFSPHQSAQTTRGSSQAEGLPFRGSGTMAASGADARTASSGSSAWEGQLQSLILSEYASTEMSLHALYMHELHKQHAQLELERHLWHRQESDESGESAQEESEAHRNTPSSTIPRSASYPFASARQTGEEMAALQASFQRRYGGVSDPGMMHRAPSHFARLPLGGWAEDGQSARHPEPVPEESSEDELPPQVHKV; encoded by the exons ATGGCTCACTTCGATACAGAGTACCAGCGTTTGGAGGCCTCCTACAACGACTCTCCTCCTGGAGAAGAGGACTTGATGGTGCATGTTCCTGAGGGCAGCAAAT CTCCTTGGCACCATATTGAAAATTTGGATCTTTTTTTCTCTCGC GTCTATAACCTGCACCAAAAGAATGGCTTCACCTGCATGCTCATCAGTGAGATCTTTGAGTTAAT GCAGTTCATCTTTGTTGTGGCCTTCACCACATTCCTCATCAGCTGTGTCGACTATGACATCCTTTTTGCCAACAAGCTGGTAAATCACAGCCAGCATTCCAGTGACCCAGTTAAGGTGACCCTGCCAGATGCCTTCCTACCACCCAGTGAGTGCAGTGCCAG GATTCAGGCCAATGGCTTTTTGCTCTCTATCTTGGTGATCGCAGGGGTCTTCTGGATCCATCGACTAATTAAGTTCATCTACAATATTTGCTGCTACTGGGAGATCCACTCATTTTACATCGGTGCTCTCAAGATTCCCATG TCCAATTTGCCCTACTACACATGGCAGGAGGTGCAGGCACGGATTGTGCAAATCCAGAAGGAACATCAGATCTGCATCCATAAGAAGGAGCTCACAGAGCTGGACATCTACCACCGCATCCTGCGCTTCAAGAACTACATGGTGGCCATGGTGAACAAGTCACTGCTTCCTGTGCGCTTCCACTTGCCCCTGTTGGGTGATACAGTCTTCTATACACGTGGCCTGAAGTACAACTTTGAACTGATCTTCTTTTGGGGCCCTGGCTCACTCTTTGAGAATGAGTGGAGTCTCAAGGCTGAATACAAGCGGGGTAGCAACCGCCTAGAGCTAGCCGAGAAACTGGGCACTCGCATCCTGTGGATTGGCATTGCTAACTTCCTGTTGTGCCCACTTATCCTCATCTGGCAGATCCTCTATGCTTTCTTCAGCTACACAGAGATTCTCAAGCGAGAGCCAGGCAGCCTGGGTGCCCGCTGCTGGTCTCTCTATGGCCGCTGTTACCTGCGGCACTTCAATGAGCTGGACCATGAGCTGCATTCGCGCCTCAGCAAGGGCTACAAGCCAGCTTCCAAGTACATGAACTGCTTCATTTCACCCCTGTTCACTATTGTGGCAAAGAATGTGGCCTTCTTTGCTGGCTCCATCCTTGCTGTTCTCATTGCTCTGACAATTTACGATGAGGATGTGCTTGCTGTGGAGCATGTCCTCACCACAGTCACAATTCTAGGTGTGGCTGTTACAGTCTGCAG ATCCTTCATCCCGGACCAGCACTTGGTATTTTGCCCAGAGCAGTTGCTTCGTGTCATTCTGGCACATATCCACTACATGCCTGACCATTGGCAGGGCAATGCTCACCGATATGAGACCCGAGATGAGTTTGCACAGCTCTTCCAGTACAAGGCG TGGATGTCAGCTGGGAAGACTGAGGCTTCCATTTACCAGCAGGCCGAGGACGGCAAGACAGAACTATCCCTCATGCACTTTGCTATTACCAACCCACACTGGCAGCCACCACGGGAGAGTACAGCCTTCATCGGCTTGCTTAAGGAACGTGTGCATCGCGACAGCAGCCTGGCACTGGCTCAGCAGGCTGTCCTCCCTGACAATGCCCTCTTCACCTCCATCCAGTCCCTGCAGTCAGAATCAGAG cCACACAGCTTGATTGCCAATGTGATTGCAGGCTCTTCGGTTCTGGGTTACCAAACAGTCCGTGATGCACAGGCTTCGCGACATCTCTCTGCTGTTTCTGAGGTGGCTTCCGCTCTGCGTTCTTTTTCTCCTCACCAATCTGCTCAGACAACCCGTGGGAGTTCCCAGGCTGAGGGCCTTCCATTCCGAGGCTCAGGCACAATGGCAGCCTCTGG GGCTGATGCCCGAACAGCTAGCTCTGGCAGCAGTGCTTGGGAGGGTCAACTCCAGAGCCTGATCCTTTCAGAGTATGCATCTACAGAGATGAGTCTGCATGCACTCTACATGCATGAG TTGCATAAGCAGCATGCCCAACTGGAGCTTGAACGGCACTTGTGGCATCGGCAGGAAAGTGATGAGAGTGGTGAGAGTGCTCAGGAGGAGTCTGAGGCTCACCGGAACACCCCAAGTAGCACAATTCCTCGGTCTGCCAGCTATCCTTTTGCCTCGGCTCGCCagactggagaggagatggctgctCTACAAGCGAGTTTTCAGCGCCGATATGGGGGTGTCTCAG ATCCTGGTATGATGCACAGGGCTCCATCACACTTTGCTCGGCTGCCACTTGGAGGCTGGGCTGAGGATGGCCAGTCCGCTCGACACCCAGAGCCTGTCCCAGAGGAGAGCTCGGAAGATGAGTTGCCACCTCAGGTACACAAG GTGTAG
- the ATG9A gene encoding autophagy-related protein 9A isoform X2 codes for MAHFDTEYQRLEASYNDSPPGEEDLMVHVPEGSKSPWHHIENLDLFFSRVYNLHQKNGFTCMLISEIFELMQFIFVVAFTTFLISCVDYDILFANKLVNHSQHSSDPVKVTLPDAFLPPSECSARIQANGFLLSILVIAGVFWIHRLIKFIYNICCYWEIHSFYIGALKIPMSNLPYYTWQEVQARIVQIQKEHQICIHKKELTELDIYHRILRFKNYMVAMVNKSLLPVRFHLPLLGDTVFYTRGLKYNFELIFFWGPGSLFENEWSLKAEYKRGSNRLELAEKLGTRILWIGIANFLLCPLILIWQILYAFFSYTEILKREPGSLGARCWSLYGRCYLRHFNELDHELHSRLSKGYKPASKYMNCFISPLFTIVAKNVAFFAGSILAVLIALTIYDEDVLAVEHVLTTVTILGVAVTVCRSFIPDQHLVFCPEQLLRVILAHIHYMPDHWQGNAHRYETRDEFAQLFQYKAVFILEELLSPIVTPLILIFCLRPKALEIIDFFRNFTVEVVGVGDTCSFAQMDVRQHGHPAWMSAGKTEASIYQQAEDGKTELSLMHFAITNPHWQPPRESTAFIGLLKERVHRDSSLALAQQAVLPDNALFTSIQSLQSESEPHSLIANVIAGSSVLGYQTVRDAQASRHLSAVSEVASALRSFSPHQSAQTTRGSSQAEGLPFRGSGTMAASGADARTASSGSSAWEGQLQSLILSEYASTEMSLHALYMHELHKQHAQLELERHLWHRQESDESGESAQEESEAHRNTPSSTIPRSASYPFASARQTGEEMAALQASFQRRYGGVSDPGMMHRAPSHFARLPLGGWAEDGQSARHPEPVPEESSEDELPPQV; via the exons ATGGCTCACTTCGATACAGAGTACCAGCGTTTGGAGGCCTCCTACAACGACTCTCCTCCTGGAGAAGAGGACTTGATGGTGCATGTTCCTGAGGGCAGCAAAT CTCCTTGGCACCATATTGAAAATTTGGATCTTTTTTTCTCTCGC GTCTATAACCTGCACCAAAAGAATGGCTTCACCTGCATGCTCATCAGTGAGATCTTTGAGTTAAT GCAGTTCATCTTTGTTGTGGCCTTCACCACATTCCTCATCAGCTGTGTCGACTATGACATCCTTTTTGCCAACAAGCTGGTAAATCACAGCCAGCATTCCAGTGACCCAGTTAAGGTGACCCTGCCAGATGCCTTCCTACCACCCAGTGAGTGCAGTGCCAG GATTCAGGCCAATGGCTTTTTGCTCTCTATCTTGGTGATCGCAGGGGTCTTCTGGATCCATCGACTAATTAAGTTCATCTACAATATTTGCTGCTACTGGGAGATCCACTCATTTTACATCGGTGCTCTCAAGATTCCCATG TCCAATTTGCCCTACTACACATGGCAGGAGGTGCAGGCACGGATTGTGCAAATCCAGAAGGAACATCAGATCTGCATCCATAAGAAGGAGCTCACAGAGCTGGACATCTACCACCGCATCCTGCGCTTCAAGAACTACATGGTGGCCATGGTGAACAAGTCACTGCTTCCTGTGCGCTTCCACTTGCCCCTGTTGGGTGATACAGTCTTCTATACACGTGGCCTGAAGTACAACTTTGAACTGATCTTCTTTTGGGGCCCTGGCTCACTCTTTGAGAATGAGTGGAGTCTCAAGGCTGAATACAAGCGGGGTAGCAACCGCCTAGAGCTAGCCGAGAAACTGGGCACTCGCATCCTGTGGATTGGCATTGCTAACTTCCTGTTGTGCCCACTTATCCTCATCTGGCAGATCCTCTATGCTTTCTTCAGCTACACAGAGATTCTCAAGCGAGAGCCAGGCAGCCTGGGTGCCCGCTGCTGGTCTCTCTATGGCCGCTGTTACCTGCGGCACTTCAATGAGCTGGACCATGAGCTGCATTCGCGCCTCAGCAAGGGCTACAAGCCAGCTTCCAAGTACATGAACTGCTTCATTTCACCCCTGTTCACTATTGTGGCAAAGAATGTGGCCTTCTTTGCTGGCTCCATCCTTGCTGTTCTCATTGCTCTGACAATTTACGATGAGGATGTGCTTGCTGTGGAGCATGTCCTCACCACAGTCACAATTCTAGGTGTGGCTGTTACAGTCTGCAG ATCCTTCATCCCGGACCAGCACTTGGTATTTTGCCCAGAGCAGTTGCTTCGTGTCATTCTGGCACATATCCACTACATGCCTGACCATTGGCAGGGCAATGCTCACCGATATGAGACCCGAGATGAGTTTGCACAGCTCTTCCAGTACAAGGCG GTGTTTATTCTGGAAGAGCTGCTCAGCCCCATTGTGACCCCCTTGATTCTCATCTTCTGTCTGAGACCTAAAGCTCTGGAGATAATTGACTTCTTCCGCAACTTCACTGTGGAGGTGGTGGGTGTAGGGGACACCTGCTCCTTTGCCCAAATGGATGTGCGACAACATGGACACCCTGCA TGGATGTCAGCTGGGAAGACTGAGGCTTCCATTTACCAGCAGGCCGAGGACGGCAAGACAGAACTATCCCTCATGCACTTTGCTATTACCAACCCACACTGGCAGCCACCACGGGAGAGTACAGCCTTCATCGGCTTGCTTAAGGAACGTGTGCATCGCGACAGCAGCCTGGCACTGGCTCAGCAGGCTGTCCTCCCTGACAATGCCCTCTTCACCTCCATCCAGTCCCTGCAGTCAGAATCAGAG cCACACAGCTTGATTGCCAATGTGATTGCAGGCTCTTCGGTTCTGGGTTACCAAACAGTCCGTGATGCACAGGCTTCGCGACATCTCTCTGCTGTTTCTGAGGTGGCTTCCGCTCTGCGTTCTTTTTCTCCTCACCAATCTGCTCAGACAACCCGTGGGAGTTCCCAGGCTGAGGGCCTTCCATTCCGAGGCTCAGGCACAATGGCAGCCTCTGG GGCTGATGCCCGAACAGCTAGCTCTGGCAGCAGTGCTTGGGAGGGTCAACTCCAGAGCCTGATCCTTTCAGAGTATGCATCTACAGAGATGAGTCTGCATGCACTCTACATGCATGAG TTGCATAAGCAGCATGCCCAACTGGAGCTTGAACGGCACTTGTGGCATCGGCAGGAAAGTGATGAGAGTGGTGAGAGTGCTCAGGAGGAGTCTGAGGCTCACCGGAACACCCCAAGTAGCACAATTCCTCGGTCTGCCAGCTATCCTTTTGCCTCGGCTCGCCagactggagaggagatggctgctCTACAAGCGAGTTTTCAGCGCCGATATGGGGGTGTCTCAG ATCCTGGTATGATGCACAGGGCTCCATCACACTTTGCTCGGCTGCCACTTGGAGGCTGGGCTGAGGATGGCCAGTCCGCTCGACACCCAGAGCCTGTCCCAGAGGAGAGCTCGGAAGATGAGTTGCCACCTCAG GTGTAG